The Muntiacus reevesi chromosome 5, mMunRee1.1, whole genome shotgun sequence genome segment tctacctgctatgcaagagacccaggttcgatccctgggtcgggaagatctcctggagaagggaatggcaacctactcctgtatccttgcctggaaaatcccatggatggaggagcctggtgggccccaatccatggggtcacgaagagtcagacatgactgagtgactaacacactcaagcctggagaaggaagtgagatGCCCCAGGAACGTAGCTGATAACTTGGCAGCAGTGGGACTGGATGTTGGGAGGGTGGGAGTAGAACACGCATACTGTCCTCAGTCAGActgacacggatttgatcccaaCTGCCCCTtataccaggtggtgctagtggtaaaaaacccatctgccaatgcaggagacataagagacagttcagtccctggatcaagaaaatcccctggagcaaggcacggcaactcaccccagtattcttgcctggagaatcccatggaccaaggagcctgatggactacagtcagtggggtcgctaagagtcagacaagactgaagcaacttatgaCACAGCACAGCGACTTTCTCACTTCCTGACTGGGTGATCCTTCTCTCTGAGCTTTCcttacctgcaatgtgggggatgtTAAGAGCACCTGCAAGCTTTCAGTGGTAGAGGAGTGAGAAGAATCCATCACCAGTCCACTCAGGGGTTAGAGTCTGCAACTTCTCACTTAACCGCCTCCTTTACAGAACCACCTTCGGGTTAACCAAACACCCTTGCCAAGGAGCCTGGAGGTTTATGGGAAAAGGAGAGAGTCACAGGTCCTGGGCTTATTTTTCTCAAGGCTGAATTGTTTGGCTACTGTCAGAATGCATCCTCTTTTCTCCCCTCTCCGTTCCAGACAGCATAACTGTCCCTTGGCAGGAACTGTTGCTATGGCAACTTGGTTCTTCCCCCGAAATCTGGCTGCCTTGAGCTCTCTTAATTCCAGTACTTTAATCTTAGAGGTAGAGCCCACAGACAAGTTGAAAAGGAAGTCACACCTCAATCAGACTGAAGGACATTCCTATACCCCTGGCCCTGCAATGACCTGCAGTCAAGTCTCCAGTTTGGAAATCCAGCTTCCCCCCCAACACTGCAGATCTTTTCCACACCCACAGCCATCGCATCCCCTAGGAGACCTTCCCTGACAACCTCCAGCCCTCGTCCACAGAAGGAGCCAATCCCTTTTACCTTTGAGTCTTCCCCCTCAGCACCTACACATCGAAAccatctgtttccttctctcccctgTGAGCTCCTCAAGAGCAGGAACTCTGTCATGTTCATCTGCTTCAGAGAACGCTTGGGTGGAATAGGTTCTTCCTACATTTTGTTGGATGACTGGGAAATGAAGAGTGGAGGTGTTCGAAGGTTGGAAATTAACTTCTGTAATGACTAAGTGCAAGCTTCAGGGTAAGTcagatctgagttcaaatcctgtgACATTATCACTTAATAACTGGTTGATCTTAAGCAACTTAAACTTCAcctccttagtttcttcatcGGGAAAATGGGGGTTTAATATGTTCTTCATAGGACTGGTGTGAAGGTGGAGTTAGTAACTTTGCACAGTTAGAAGACTGTGAGGGGAGGTCCGCTTGTTCCTCTTGTTCCAGCTGCCTGACACAAAGTAGGTGCATACATGTTTTATTGAATGGATTTTAAATGATGAAAGGTGTTCAGGAAGCTGGTTTGTAGGGTAATGACTGATGTATCACCCCATGTGTAATAATCACTAATGGAGTATCCGGGTATTTTTGTTAGGTCTGTGGGGGCAGCACTTAATATCCCCCAAATGAAGCCCGACTCTCAGTCTTTTCTATGTCTAAGTCCCTGTCTATGTTGGCCTGTGGGCATCTCCAGGCAGATACCGCATGGGTCTCACCCACATTCTTAGTGCTCAGCCTGAGAGAAGAGCCTCTAAAAATTCTGATGAACAGCTAAATCTAATTTATGTTTGCACAATACGTTACCATTTATGAGGCAGTTTTACACCTGTTGTATTTGGTTTTCTGACCTTGTCACCACCAAGgatatttctgttatttaatcCCATGGGCCCTTATTTTGAAAAAGTACCCATCAAACAAATTCTGTTAATGTCATGCCAACTGCTAGCCAGAACTTCTGATTTATatgaaataagaatttttatcaCCATTCCCAGCACAGGCTGTGGACACACAGTAAGTACCAAAGAAATGATTCCTGGATTGAATTCATGTATGGTTTCTTTAACCTTTCTAAAAGGTTGAAAATGTATTTCTCCCTTTTCCCGAtgccttaaaaaacaaacaaacaaacaaacaatgtcTTATATCTAAGCATTCCTGTCAGGATCTCATGTCACAAAAGCTCCAAATCCTTATTTTATGAATAAGGAATCTGAGGTCTAGGGAGGGGAAAAGTCTTGCCACAGACCACACACTTAAGCAGTATTCTCCCTGCAACTTGCTTCCACAGAAGCTTCCTCCACTAATATTCTGTGACCTAAATTTCAAATGCTTGAATTCGGTATTCTTATTTCAAACCAAAGTATTTTCCTTCCTTAAAATGCCTACTCTCTGTAGCTCTACAGCATAAATAGAACCCCTTTCCTGTAAGATGGACATTCCAGTAAGCTGAAGCCAATTCTTCCGGCTCCCCTAAATTCTGTAGAGTATTATTCTTCGGATGAAAATGAATCATGAGCTCCCCGGAGGTGGCGCTGTTGGTCATTCTGCCTCTTGTGTCCCCCAGGAATCCCCGGTCGTGGACCTGAACGTGGGGGGTGAGTTCTATACCACCACCTTGGGCACCCTGAGGAAGTTCCCAGGCTCAAAGCTCGCAGAGATGTTCTCCAGCCCCGCCAAGGCCTGCCTGGATGCCGAGGGACGCTTCTTCATCGATCGCTGCGGCACCCACTTTGGACCCATCCTGGAATATCTGCGCAGTGGGCAGCTGCCCACCCAGCACATCCCGGAGGTGTACCGCGAGGCTCAGTACTACGAGATCAAGCCCTTGATCAAACACCTGGAGGACACGCCCCAGATCTTCGGCGAGCAGGTGGCGCGGAAGCAGTTCCTGCTGCAGGTGCCAGGATACAGCGAGAACCTGGAGCTCATGGTGCGCCTGGCGCGCGCCGAGGCCGTGGCGGCGCGCTGCTCCCGAGTCCTGGTGTGCCTGGTACGAAACGAAAAGGAGGATGCAAACTGCGCAGACGCCCTGCGCTCCCTGGAGGCGAACAAAAGGTCAGTGGTCAAATTCGGGCCTTGGAAGGCAGCCCTGGATATCAGTGACCTCCTGGACTGCCTGAACATGGACATTAAGGCCCAAGGGTACCAGGTATGCTATTCACACAACAGTCCGTTACCAGCCAAGGTCTCCGACTACTTCTATACATTCAGCTTCAGCTGGTGGTGATCCCCAGGGGCCGGGGCTCTTTGTTACGGACTCTGGTGGGaagtatgaaattaaaagttgccttaaagagtcatctttctttaaataaattaaaaaaaaaacagacataagTTCCctaatggttcagtggttaagaatccacctgcccaatgcaggggacgtgggtttgacccctggtctgggaatattccacatgctgcaaggcaactaagcctgtgggccagaACTACTGAGTCCACCACTCTGGAGATCTGCTCAGCAACCAGAGAAACCAGCACAAGGAGAAGTCTGCCCACGAAAGCTGGGGAGGAGCCCACCCCCCagcttgctgcaaccagagaaagccagtgCACAATGAAGACACAGTAcagctaaaaacaaataaataaaatttaaacaaaaaaccaaataGACACCAGAAATTTCCATGGTGGTCTAGTGAGTTTTGCCACCAAATATTTGTTTCCATCTTGAGGTTCTTTCCATGCATGGCCACTGACTCCACTGTACTTGCCTACTGAGGTGCAGCTGTTTCCTCTTTAAAGTCTCATGGACCTGTCAGGCCCTTCCCTGAAGTCTAACAGCAATGTGGAGATGAGTTGGAATGTTTCAGCCATGCTTTGGCTGGAGATGCGGAATGACAGCAGGAAAGTAATAGGGTGTCATGAATCTAGACAGTCAGACCTAAAAATGTAATCCAGCCAGCCTCAGCTTGTGGTCCAGTCTTCTAGCCCTGGTGTCTGCCTTCATGAGGAAGATGCCACATTAGTACTCGAAGTCAATGCCGCTCAGATCTTCTCTCCTGGGTGCTGTGAGTGTTGGCTGCTGAAACCTCACAAATGTCCTCTTCTGTAGAGCAGCAGTTCTCAATGTGTGGTTCCTAGACCAGCAGCACCCCCAatacctgggaacttgttagaaatacagattcGCTAGTCCCTACctcagatctactgaatcagaaactctggaagTCTGCCCAGCAGTCTGTTTTAACAAGTCCCCCAGGTAATTCTGATGCACCCTAATTTTGAGACCTGCTCTAGGAAAGAATTGCCATCTCACTTGTGTGGAGGTTCAGAAGACTGATCCCTCTCCTCAAGGAGGAACAGGTCTGATGCGGTTCCTATTTTAGAGCTCCTTGTGGGATCAGGCTGAAGTCAGCCTTTGCTGGACAGCACATTCCTGTTTAGTGGTCTTCTTTGACTTTGTCCTGCTTCGCTCACtaccctcccccccgccccccgcccttcACTTGAGAACACATCCTCGCTAAGTCACTTAAAGAAGTGACTCACTCAGGTTCTACTTCGTAACCAAAGACATTAGGTAACTTTAAGGAAGACACCTTCATCCTCTCCAAGTTCAGGTCTGGTGTAGATGGCCCACATTTCCTACTTAGTTTGACTACCATGCATCCTGGTTTC includes the following:
- the KCTD14 gene encoding BTB/POZ domain-containing protein KCTD14; translation: MSLTSAPDSRPSGRAAPPAGRRTESPVVDLNVGGEFYTTTLGTLRKFPGSKLAEMFSSPAKACLDAEGRFFIDRCGTHFGPILEYLRSGQLPTQHIPEVYREAQYYEIKPLIKHLEDTPQIFGEQVARKQFLLQVPGYSENLELMVRLARAEAVAARCSRVLVCLVRNEKEDANCADALRSLEANKRSVVKFGPWKAALDISDLLDCLNMDIKAQGYQVCYSHNSPLPAKVSDYFYTFSFSWW